A stretch of the Pyxidicoccus trucidator genome encodes the following:
- a CDS encoding FxsA family protein encodes MFKYLLLAFTVVPFIELYLLLAIGREVGFMPTLAMVLLTGLVGASLARREGARVMRSWRESMARGQVPEDGILSGALVLVGGALLVAPGVFTDVVGLLLLIPPTRRFVAARLRRSLERKVREGSVRVTTVGFGGFGGFQGTRGDGPFGGPFAGGTFDAGPGTPSREGRTQAEVDAEFTEDKPRH; translated from the coding sequence GTGTTCAAGTACCTCCTGCTCGCCTTCACCGTGGTGCCCTTCATCGAGCTGTACCTGCTCCTGGCCATTGGCCGGGAGGTGGGATTCATGCCCACCCTCGCCATGGTGCTGCTGACGGGGCTGGTCGGTGCCTCGCTTGCCCGGCGAGAGGGCGCGCGGGTGATGCGGAGCTGGCGCGAGTCCATGGCCCGGGGGCAGGTGCCCGAGGACGGCATCCTCAGCGGGGCGCTGGTGCTGGTGGGCGGCGCGCTGCTCGTCGCGCCCGGCGTCTTCACGGACGTGGTGGGGCTGCTGCTGTTGATTCCCCCCACGCGCCGCTTCGTGGCCGCGCGGCTGCGGCGCTCGCTGGAGCGCAAGGTGCGGGAGGGCTCCGTGCGCGTCACCACCGTGGGCTTCGGCGGGTTCGGTGGGTTCCAGGGGACGCGCGGAGACGGGCCGTTCGGTGGCCCGTTCGCTGGAGGCACCTTCGACGCGGGGCCCGGGACGCCTTCGCGCGAGGGCCGCACGCAGGCCGAGGTGGACGCGGAGTTCACCGAGGACAAGCCGCGGCATTGA
- a CDS encoding MFS transporter, translating to MPSDGSVGTLAPPAPATSAWAPLGHPTFRALWLAVLASNIGTWVQDVAAAWYMSEQTGSPLMVAAAQAATTLPVVAFALVAGTLADIVDRRRYLIGVQLWMLAVATVLTVLAHTGRLEAGSLLVLTFALGAGAAMGMPAQAAITADLVPRPMLAPAVALHSIGMNIARSIGPALGGLIVANFGAPWAFSVNALSFLGLVVVLWRWRQQKAVATLPSESFGGALRAGLRYAAAASDFRSVLLKAACFFIFASALPALLAIVVRQQLSAGAGAYGLLLAFIGSGAVAGAIALPGLRKRLDVDKLVLGATLLYALTMLTVATVRDLRILCPAMLANGVSWIVVLSSLQTAAQVSVPAWVRARALSLYIVVFSAGMAGGSLLWGALAQQAGTSFALTVAAASAVLAGLFSLRFRLSAAMGRDTTPSGHWQRPDVAGDVAPDGGPVLVTVEYLIDPAARGDFLHHVHLLGSTRRRDGAVQWGVMEDAATPGRFLEYFLVDSWLEHLRQHERVTNEEKRLQEALRALHRDAQPPSVRHFVTAEPSTPRIVTLEEPS from the coding sequence ATGCCTTCTGACGGCTCCGTGGGCACGCTCGCCCCCCCTGCTCCGGCGACGAGCGCCTGGGCACCGCTGGGTCATCCCACCTTCCGAGCGCTCTGGCTGGCCGTCCTCGCCAGCAACATCGGCACGTGGGTCCAGGACGTCGCCGCCGCCTGGTACATGTCGGAGCAGACCGGCTCACCGCTGATGGTCGCCGCGGCGCAGGCCGCGACGACGCTCCCCGTCGTGGCCTTCGCCCTCGTGGCGGGCACGCTGGCGGACATCGTCGACCGTCGGCGCTACTTGATTGGCGTGCAGCTCTGGATGCTCGCCGTGGCCACGGTGCTCACCGTCCTGGCCCACACCGGCCGGCTCGAGGCGGGCTCGCTGCTGGTGCTCACCTTCGCGCTCGGCGCGGGCGCGGCGATGGGAATGCCGGCGCAGGCGGCCATCACCGCGGACCTCGTCCCCCGCCCGATGCTGGCCCCGGCGGTGGCGCTGCACTCCATCGGCATGAACATCGCGCGCTCCATCGGCCCCGCGCTGGGCGGACTCATCGTCGCGAACTTCGGCGCGCCCTGGGCGTTCTCCGTGAATGCGCTGTCGTTCCTCGGCCTGGTGGTCGTCCTGTGGCGCTGGCGCCAGCAGAAGGCCGTCGCCACCCTTCCCTCCGAGTCCTTCGGCGGCGCGCTCCGCGCCGGGCTGCGCTATGCGGCGGCCGCCAGCGACTTCCGCTCGGTGCTGCTCAAGGCGGCCTGCTTCTTCATCTTCGCCAGCGCCCTGCCCGCGCTGCTGGCCATCGTCGTCCGTCAGCAGCTCTCCGCGGGGGCGGGGGCCTATGGCCTCCTGCTGGCCTTCATCGGCTCGGGGGCCGTCGCGGGCGCCATCGCCCTGCCGGGGCTGCGCAAGCGGCTGGACGTCGACAAGCTGGTGCTGGGCGCGACGCTCCTCTACGCCCTGACGATGCTGACGGTGGCGACGGTCCGCGACCTGCGCATCCTGTGTCCGGCGATGCTGGCCAACGGGGTGTCGTGGATTGTCGTGCTGTCCTCCCTGCAGACAGCGGCCCAGGTCTCGGTGCCCGCGTGGGTGCGGGCCCGCGCGCTGTCGCTCTACATCGTCGTCTTCTCGGCGGGCATGGCGGGCGGCAGCCTGCTCTGGGGCGCGCTCGCGCAGCAGGCGGGCACGAGCTTCGCGCTGACGGTGGCGGCGGCGTCAGCGGTGCTCGCGGGACTCTTCTCGCTGCGCTTCCGGCTGAGCGCGGCCATGGGGCGGGACACCACTCCGTCCGGACACTGGCAGCGCCCCGACGTGGCCGGCGACGTCGCCCCGGACGGGGGCCCCGTGCTGGTGACGGTGGAGTACCTCATCGACCCGGCGGCTCGCGGCGACTTCCTCCACCACGTGCACCTGCTCGGAAGCACCCGCCGTCGCGACGGCGCGGTGCAGTGGGGAGTGATGGAGGACGCGGCCACCCCGGGACGCTTCCTCGAGTACTTCCTCGTCGACTCCTGGCTGGAGCATCTCCGCCAGCACGAGCGCGTCACGAACGAGGAGAAGCGGCTTCAGGAAGCGCTGCGGGCCCTGCACCGTGACGCGCAGCCGCCGTCCGTCCGCCACTTCGTCACTGCCGAGCCCTCAACACCTCGCATCGTCACCCTGGAGGAGCCTTCTTGA
- a CDS encoding glycerate kinase yields the protein MISPRWLVAPQEFKGTLTSAQAAEAMAKGIRESSPEVVLDVAPLADGGPGTVDALLSGTRGERRKQVVRGPLGAPVEASWALLDDGRTAVVEMAAASGLSLLPPEARDARLATTYGTGELMRAALDSGCERLIVGLGGSATTDAGTGALAALGYRFLDARGQPLPPGGAALAGLVQVDASSRHPRLGTVELLGATDVTSPLLGADGAARLFGPQKGADAAVVAELEAALAHAATVMGAQSAGWPGTGAAGGFGFGLVSLAGARLVPGYEVVSRALGLERRVLMADVVLTGEGRFDRQTSMGKGPGGLARLAREHGTPVVLFAGCVDRRDGLELDLFTEVVELAASQARPEDPPSKLLCEAAARWAAARLKGGR from the coding sequence GTGATTTCCCCCCGCTGGCTCGTCGCACCCCAGGAATTCAAGGGCACGCTGACCTCCGCCCAGGCCGCCGAGGCCATGGCGAAGGGCATTCGCGAGTCCTCACCGGAAGTGGTGCTGGACGTCGCGCCGCTGGCGGACGGCGGCCCCGGCACGGTGGACGCGCTGCTGTCAGGCACTCGCGGCGAGCGCCGCAAGCAGGTGGTGCGCGGGCCGCTGGGCGCGCCCGTGGAGGCCAGCTGGGCGCTGCTGGACGACGGGCGCACCGCGGTGGTGGAGATGGCCGCCGCCTCCGGCCTGTCGCTGCTTCCCCCCGAGGCGCGCGACGCGCGCCTGGCCACCACGTACGGCACGGGCGAGCTGATGCGCGCGGCGCTGGACTCGGGCTGCGAGCGCCTCATCGTCGGCCTGGGTGGCAGCGCGACGACGGACGCCGGCACCGGCGCGCTGGCCGCGCTGGGCTACCGCTTCCTGGACGCGCGGGGCCAGCCGCTGCCCCCGGGAGGCGCGGCGCTCGCCGGGCTCGTCCAGGTGGACGCGAGCAGCCGCCACCCCCGGCTGGGCACGGTGGAGCTGCTGGGCGCCACGGACGTCACCTCGCCCCTGCTGGGAGCGGATGGCGCCGCGCGCCTCTTCGGCCCGCAGAAGGGCGCGGACGCGGCGGTGGTGGCGGAGCTGGAAGCGGCGCTGGCACATGCGGCGACGGTGATGGGCGCGCAGTCGGCGGGCTGGCCCGGCACGGGCGCGGCGGGAGGCTTCGGCTTCGGGCTGGTGTCGCTCGCGGGCGCCAGGCTCGTGCCCGGCTACGAGGTGGTGTCGCGGGCGCTGGGCCTGGAGCGGCGCGTGCTCATGGCGGACGTGGTGCTCACGGGCGAGGGCCGCTTCGACCGGCAGACGTCCATGGGCAAGGGTCCCGGCGGGCTGGCGCGGCTGGCCCGCGAGCACGGCACGCCGGTGGTGCTCTTCGCCGGCTGCGTGGACCGCCGGGACGGGCTGGAGCTGGACCTCTTCACCGAGGTGGTGGAGCTGGCCGCCTCGCAGGCCCGGCCGGAGGACCCGCCCTCGAAGCTGCTCTGCGAGGCCGCGGCGCGCTGGGCTGCGGCGCGACTCAAGGGCGGACGGTAG
- a CDS encoding DUF1427 family protein yields the protein MNLKLLIGLLLGLGIGFGCRWLGIPAPAPPLLVGALLVVAMTSGYVVADQVLAKRPAHSRADCGGPTGETRETRA from the coding sequence TTGAACCTGAAACTGTTGATTGGCCTGTTGCTCGGTCTGGGCATCGGCTTTGGCTGCCGCTGGCTGGGCATTCCCGCGCCCGCGCCGCCGCTGCTCGTGGGTGCGCTCCTCGTGGTCGCGATGACGAGCGGCTACGTGGTCGCCGACCAGGTGCTGGCGAAGCGTCCTGCCCACAGCCGCGCCGACTGTGGCGGCCCCACCGGAGAGACCCGGGAGACGCGCGCATGA
- a CDS encoding DUF1427 family protein produces the protein MMMAMVGLVLALGIGAGCRLLDIPLPAPPKLQGALLVLAMTVGFVAGDYLLR, from the coding sequence ATGATGATGGCCATGGTAGGACTCGTCCTGGCACTGGGCATCGGCGCTGGCTGCCGCCTGCTCGACATCCCCTTGCCGGCGCCGCCGAAGCTGCAGGGCGCGCTGCTCGTCCTGGCGATGACCGTCGGCTTCGTGGCTGGCGACTATCTGCTGCGCTGA
- a CDS encoding bacteriophage T4 gp5 trimerisation domain-containing protein — translation FLEGDPDRPLVAGAVYNGTNTVPYALPDEKTKSTRKSASSLGSNGFNEVRIEDSAGEEEVFTHAQKDEDLLTENDKDQLVRAYEDLLVKKDRKRTVEGNQELRVEMDDVGVVEGNQTLLVQKNRDTTTKGSHDEAVEGNQSMTVSKNITSFISQGAMENVTLAKATTIGGAYSVNVALALNEATGGARGLEIGALHSEWVGMSRQETVAKDKQAKVNGDWQADVGAGVSITIGKDLKEDVGSKTHLGVKEGAAWLANKFELKADALSLVVNDQLILRVEKSGKVQLNAKKLTLDGSDIKFKGAKVQKLAAGSVPGKSIKVEEAAKLSEVDPIYSSGASLSLAVEDSGAPLAFCPYEIVSKDGEVLARGLTDKDGKTIPIQVDEDKEVSLRLL, via the coding sequence GCTTCCTGGAGGGAGACCCGGACCGGCCGCTGGTGGCGGGGGCCGTCTACAACGGCACGAATACGGTGCCGTACGCGCTGCCGGACGAGAAGACGAAGTCCACGCGCAAGAGCGCCTCCAGCCTGGGTAGCAACGGCTTCAACGAGGTGCGGATTGAGGACTCTGCGGGCGAGGAGGAGGTCTTCACCCACGCGCAGAAGGACGAGGATCTGCTCACGGAGAATGACAAGGACCAGCTGGTGCGCGCGTACGAGGACCTGCTGGTGAAGAAGGACCGCAAGCGCACGGTGGAGGGGAACCAGGAGCTGCGCGTCGAGATGGACGACGTGGGCGTGGTGGAGGGGAACCAGACGCTGCTGGTGCAGAAGAACCGGGACACCACGACGAAGGGCAGCCACGACGAGGCCGTCGAGGGCAACCAGTCGATGACGGTGAGCAAGAACATCACCAGCTTCATCTCCCAGGGGGCGATGGAGAACGTGACGCTGGCGAAGGCCACCACCATTGGCGGGGCCTACAGCGTCAACGTGGCGCTGGCCTTGAACGAGGCCACGGGCGGGGCGAGGGGTCTTGAAATCGGTGCTTTGCACAGCGAGTGGGTCGGCATGTCGCGTCAGGAGACGGTTGCTAAGGACAAGCAGGCCAAGGTGAACGGGGACTGGCAGGCGGATGTGGGCGCGGGCGTGTCCATCACCATAGGCAAGGACCTGAAGGAAGACGTTGGCAGTAAGACGCACTTGGGCGTCAAGGAGGGCGCTGCATGGCTCGCCAATAAGTTCGAGCTCAAAGCGGACGCGCTGTCGCTGGTTGTCAACGACCAACTGATTCTTCGTGTCGAGAAGTCCGGTAAGGTCCAACTCAATGCGAAGAAGCTCACGCTGGATGGCTCTGACATCAAGTTCAAGGGCGCAAAGGTCCAGAAACTCGCGGCTGGATCGGTACCGGGCAAGTCCATCAAGGTCGAGGAAGCCGCGAAACTCTCCGAGGTAGATCCCATCTATTCTTCCGGGGCCAGTCTGAGCTTGGCAGTGGAGGACTCTGGTGCGCCCCTGGCTTTCTGTCCGTACGAAATTGTCAGCAAGGACGGAGAGGTCCTCGCTCGCGGCCTTACCGACAAAGACGGCAAGACAATACCTATTCAGGTGGATGAGGACAAAGAGGTTTCATTGAGGCTTCTGTGA
- a CDS encoding amidohydrolase produces the protein MADLIVRNAHITTLDRDHPEARALAVANGALVAVGDEASVMQHATPGTRIIDAGGRRLVPGLNDSHIHLIRGGLNYNLELRWDGVRTLADAMALLKAQVARTPAPQWVRVVGGFTEHQFAEKRLPTLQELNEAAPETPVFILHLYDRALLNRAALRAVGYGKDTPDPPGGQLERDKAGNPTGLLLARPNALILYATLAMGPKLPPEYQLNSTRHFMRELNRLGVTSVIDAGGGFQNYPEDYDIIQKLHAAGELTVRIAYNLFTQKKGGELADFERWSRLLTPRQGDDMLRHNGAGEMLVFSAADFEDFREPRPELPKGMEGELEDVVRLLASNRWPFRIHATYDESISRVLDVYEKVNREVPFDGLHWLIDHAETISARNIDRIRALQGGIAIQHRMAYQGEYFAERYGAKALAHTPPVRRMLDAGVPVGAGTDATRVASYNPWVSLYWLVSGRTVGGLPMYGDDNRLEREEALRLWTHGSAWFSHEQDRKGLLKPGHHADFALLSSDFFSVPEEAIKDITSVLTVVGGRVVHGTGDFGPLAPVLPGPMPDWSPVSHFGGYQGGTLAQASRELASTPGHTHKASCRVPGHGHAAPRARPDGGGLFSFWGELGCACHAF, from the coding sequence ATGGCCGACCTGATTGTACGCAATGCCCACATCACCACGCTGGACCGGGACCACCCGGAGGCCCGGGCCCTGGCCGTCGCGAACGGCGCCCTGGTCGCGGTGGGTGACGAGGCCTCGGTGATGCAGCACGCCACGCCGGGCACGCGCATCATCGATGCCGGTGGCCGGCGGCTCGTCCCCGGCCTCAACGACAGCCACATCCACCTGATTCGCGGGGGCCTGAACTACAACCTGGAGCTGCGCTGGGACGGGGTGCGCACGCTGGCGGACGCCATGGCGCTGCTGAAGGCGCAGGTGGCGAGGACGCCGGCGCCGCAGTGGGTCCGCGTGGTGGGAGGCTTCACCGAGCACCAGTTCGCCGAGAAGCGCCTGCCCACGCTCCAGGAGCTCAACGAGGCCGCGCCGGAGACGCCCGTCTTCATCCTGCACCTGTATGACCGTGCGCTCCTGAACCGCGCCGCGCTGCGCGCCGTCGGCTATGGCAAGGACACTCCGGACCCGCCGGGTGGGCAGCTGGAGCGGGACAAGGCGGGCAACCCCACCGGCCTGCTGCTGGCCCGGCCGAACGCGCTCATCCTGTACGCGACGCTGGCGATGGGGCCCAAGCTGCCGCCGGAGTACCAGCTCAACTCCACCCGCCACTTCATGCGCGAGCTGAACCGGCTGGGCGTCACCTCGGTCATCGACGCGGGGGGTGGCTTCCAGAACTACCCGGAGGACTACGACATCATCCAGAAGCTGCATGCCGCCGGGGAGCTGACGGTGCGCATCGCCTACAACCTCTTCACCCAGAAGAAGGGCGGAGAGCTCGCGGACTTCGAGCGCTGGTCCCGGCTGCTGACGCCGCGCCAGGGTGACGACATGCTCCGCCACAACGGCGCGGGCGAGATGCTGGTCTTCTCCGCGGCGGACTTCGAGGACTTCCGCGAGCCCCGCCCTGAGCTGCCCAAGGGGATGGAGGGTGAGCTGGAGGACGTGGTGCGCCTGCTCGCGAGCAACCGCTGGCCTTTCCGCATCCACGCCACCTACGACGAGAGCATCAGCCGCGTGCTGGACGTCTACGAGAAGGTGAACCGCGAGGTGCCCTTCGACGGGCTGCACTGGCTCATCGACCACGCGGAGACCATCTCCGCGCGCAACATCGACCGCATTCGCGCCCTGCAGGGCGGCATCGCCATCCAGCACCGCATGGCGTACCAGGGTGAATACTTCGCGGAGCGCTACGGCGCGAAGGCGCTCGCGCACACGCCGCCGGTGCGCCGGATGCTGGACGCGGGCGTGCCCGTGGGTGCCGGCACCGACGCGACGCGGGTGGCCAGCTACAACCCCTGGGTGTCGCTGTACTGGCTCGTCAGCGGCCGGACGGTGGGCGGACTGCCGATGTACGGCGACGACAACCGCCTGGAGCGTGAAGAGGCGCTGCGGCTGTGGACGCACGGCAGCGCCTGGTTCTCGCATGAGCAGGACCGCAAGGGCCTGCTGAAGCCGGGCCACCACGCAGACTTCGCGCTGCTGTCCTCGGACTTCTTCAGCGTGCCCGAGGAAGCCATCAAGGACATCACCAGCGTGCTGACGGTGGTGGGCGGACGGGTGGTGCACGGCACCGGAGACTTCGGCCCGCTCGCCCCCGTGTTGCCCGGGCCCATGCCGGACTGGTCTCCGGTGAGCCACTTCGGAGGCTACCAGGGCGGCACCCTTGCCCAGGCCAGTCGCGAGCTCGCCAGCACGCCGGGACACACCCACAAGGCGTCCTGTCGCGTGCCCGGCCATGGCCACGCGGCGCCGCGCGCCAGGCCCGACGGCGGCGGCCTGTTCAGCTTCTGGGGCGAGCTGGGATGTGCGTGCCATGCCTTCTGA
- a CDS encoding YkgJ family cysteine cluster protein, producing the protein MPTRDWDEQDDDAPAGGTRERERALKEVRTVYRQADAAYAPYSCPASGECCQLATTGRQPWLWQPEWELLARGRPLPPPREDGGCPYLDAAGKRCTVYADRPFGCRTFFCERIRGPARQPAETVGSLLERLERISQRVAPALKAPRPLLEWHAEARASTPPEEE; encoded by the coding sequence ATGCCGACGCGGGACTGGGACGAGCAGGACGACGACGCGCCAGCGGGAGGCACCCGGGAGCGGGAGCGCGCGCTGAAGGAGGTGCGCACCGTCTACCGCCAGGCCGACGCGGCGTACGCGCCCTACTCGTGTCCCGCCAGCGGCGAGTGCTGCCAGCTCGCCACCACGGGCCGCCAGCCCTGGCTGTGGCAGCCGGAGTGGGAGCTGCTGGCCCGGGGCCGCCCGCTGCCTCCACCGCGCGAGGACGGGGGCTGCCCCTACCTGGACGCGGCGGGCAAGCGCTGCACGGTGTACGCGGACCGGCCCTTCGGCTGCCGCACCTTCTTCTGCGAGCGCATCCGCGGCCCCGCGCGCCAGCCGGCGGAGACGGTGGGCTCGCTGCTGGAGCGCCTGGAGCGCATCTCCCAGCGCGTGGCCCCCGCCCTGAAGGCACCCCGTCCCCTGCTCGAGTGGCACGCCGAGGCCCGCGCCTCCACGCCGCCGGAAGAGGAGTGA
- a CDS encoding class I SAM-dependent rRNA methyltransferase, whose translation MPTSPKPPNPHRGGRPSSPSQGGGRPSSPSQGRGRPHGRPEKVAPDRTTPDIAPDGLPQVSLVRRGVERWQAGHPWIYRADLNGDPGLAGGEVVRVTDSRGWFLGKAFYSKQSKISLRWLTFEDVAVDEDFFRQRLLAADELRRRALPGEKTYRLVHGEADGIPGLVVDRYGDYLSIQFLVPATEQRKALFVDLLEAQFHPKGIINRSDVNVRNLEGLTPEKGLLRGELPGPVSFDEGLVRMRADLLEGQKTGAFLDQRENHVMAAHYAHGEALDCFAYVGGFALQLATRAKTVTAIEISESAAAQLRENAASNKLSNLDVVVANAFDFLRDAVDDGKHFDTIVLDPPSFAKNKDAIAAALRGYKEINLRALQLLRPGGILISASCTYHVDEQAFEDMLASAAADAKRRVQIIERRGAGRDHPVLLNLRETRYLKCFVLRVL comes from the coding sequence ATGCCCACCTCCCCCAAGCCCCCGAATCCCCACCGCGGTGGGAGGCCCTCCTCCCCTTCCCAGGGCGGTGGTAGGCCCTCCTCCCCGTCCCAGGGCCGCGGCCGCCCTCACGGCCGTCCGGAGAAGGTCGCCCCGGACCGCACCACGCCGGACATCGCCCCCGACGGCCTCCCCCAGGTGTCCCTGGTCCGCCGCGGTGTCGAGCGCTGGCAGGCCGGCCACCCGTGGATCTACCGCGCGGACCTCAACGGCGACCCGGGCCTCGCGGGTGGCGAGGTGGTGCGCGTCACCGACAGCCGTGGCTGGTTCCTCGGCAAGGCCTTCTATTCGAAGCAGTCCAAGATTTCGCTGCGCTGGCTCACCTTCGAGGACGTGGCGGTGGACGAGGACTTCTTCCGCCAGCGCCTCCTGGCCGCGGACGAGCTCCGCCGCCGCGCGCTGCCAGGGGAGAAGACGTACCGCCTCGTCCACGGCGAGGCGGACGGGATTCCGGGCCTCGTGGTGGACCGCTACGGCGACTACCTCAGCATCCAGTTCCTCGTGCCCGCCACGGAGCAGCGCAAGGCGCTCTTCGTGGACCTGCTGGAGGCGCAGTTCCACCCGAAGGGCATCATCAACCGCTCGGACGTGAACGTGCGCAACCTGGAGGGGCTCACCCCCGAGAAGGGCCTGCTGCGCGGCGAGCTGCCCGGCCCGGTGTCCTTCGACGAGGGCCTCGTGCGCATGCGCGCGGACCTGCTCGAGGGCCAGAAGACGGGCGCCTTCCTGGACCAGCGGGAGAACCACGTCATGGCGGCGCACTACGCCCATGGCGAGGCGCTGGACTGCTTCGCCTACGTGGGCGGCTTCGCGCTCCAGCTCGCCACGCGCGCGAAGACGGTGACGGCGATTGAAATCTCCGAGTCCGCGGCCGCCCAGCTGCGGGAGAACGCCGCCTCCAACAAGCTCTCCAACCTGGACGTGGTGGTGGCCAACGCCTTCGACTTCCTCCGCGACGCGGTGGACGACGGCAAGCACTTCGACACCATCGTCCTGGACCCGCCGTCCTTCGCGAAGAACAAGGACGCCATCGCCGCCGCGCTGCGCGGATACAAGGAAATCAACCTCCGGGCCCTGCAGCTGTTGCGGCCCGGCGGCATCCTCATCAGCGCGAGCTGCACGTACCACGTGGACGAGCAGGCCTTCGAGGACATGCTCGCCTCGGCGGCGGCGGACGCGAAGCGGCGGGTGCAGATCATCGAGCGGCGCGGCGCGGGCAGGGACCACCCGGTGCTGCTGAACCTCCGCGAGACGCGCTACCTCAAGTGCTTCGTGCTCCGCGTGCTCTGA